Proteins encoded within one genomic window of Acidobacteriota bacterium:
- a CDS encoding FAD-dependent oxidoreductase has protein sequence MAEKVVIIGSGPAAWTAAIYAARADLQPLVFEGAPTEENRQKGTLPLGQLALTTEVENYPGFPSGNLEGYLDDSIEKERRQYMAPHEKKGVSGPELMELMRQQAENFGTRVITDDIVKADLSQRPFKLTSLEGEEVEAQALILATGARAKYLGMESEERFKNNGVSACAVCDGALPRFRNHPLVVVGGGDSAMEEATFLAKFASKVYIVHRRDEFRASKIMAERALDHPKIEVKWDSVVDEVLGNEEDGVQSVRIRSTTQEAKTEELEASGMFLAIGHMPNTTFLDGQLETDEVGYVKWVRPFRTDTSVEGVFAAGDVADDHYRQAVTAAGTGCMAALDAERWLASQGLI, from the coding sequence ATGGCTGAGAAAGTCGTAATCATCGGATCGGGGCCCGCCGCATGGACGGCCGCCATCTACGCCGCACGGGCCGATCTGCAACCGCTGGTCTTCGAGGGAGCCCCCACCGAAGAAAACCGCCAGAAGGGGACCCTTCCGCTGGGTCAGTTAGCCCTCACCACCGAGGTTGAAAACTATCCCGGCTTTCCCTCCGGCAACCTTGAAGGCTACTTGGACGATTCCATCGAGAAGGAACGCCGCCAGTACATGGCCCCCCACGAAAAGAAAGGCGTCTCGGGTCCCGAGTTGATGGAGCTGATGCGCCAGCAGGCCGAGAACTTCGGCACCCGCGTCATCACCGACGACATTGTCAAGGCCGATCTCTCGCAGCGTCCTTTCAAGCTCACCAGCCTGGAAGGGGAGGAAGTGGAAGCCCAGGCCCTCATCCTGGCCACCGGCGCCCGCGCCAAGTACCTGGGGATGGAATCGGAAGAGCGCTTCAAGAACAACGGCGTATCGGCCTGCGCAGTTTGCGACGGGGCCTTGCCGCGTTTCCGCAATCATCCTCTGGTGGTGGTGGGCGGCGGCGATTCCGCCATGGAGGAGGCCACCTTTCTGGCCAAATTCGCGTCCAAGGTCTACATCGTTCACCGGCGCGACGAATTCAGGGCCAGCAAGATCATGGCCGAACGGGCCCTCGACCACCCCAAGATTGAGGTCAAATGGGATTCGGTGGTGGACGAAGTGCTGGGCAATGAAGAGGACGGCGTGCAGTCGGTGCGCATCCGCAGCACCACGCAAGAGGCGAAGACCGAAGAGCTGGAAGCTTCGGGCATGTTCCTGGCCATCGGCCACATGCCCAACACCACCTTCCTGGACGGCCAACTCGAGACCGACGAAGTCGGCTACGTGAAGTGGGTGCGCCCCTTTCGCACCGATACTTCGGTGGAAGGCGTTTTCGCCGCCGGTGACGTGGCCGACGATCACTACCGGCAAGCCGTGACCGCCGCCGGAACGGGCTGCATGGCGGCTCTGGACGCCGAACGCTGGCTGGCTTCTCAGGGGCTCATCTAA
- a CDS encoding anti-sigma factor, whose protein sequence is MKRLEELLILKASQPLTAEQRRRLEELLRQAPAGFDEEEFEYAAAAIETAYGREEKLPQALRNKIAADARRVIAAPARGPVDSAQASSGGWFMWAGWLAAAGVLLAFLILFQDQLLDDQSARNWAEQRQQLLEEADDVMVASWTPTDDQASLADASGDVVWSNSRQQGYIRISGLVANEASQAQYQFWIFDGLRDDRFPVSGGVFDVPSQEAEIVLPIRAQLRIFQPQMFAVTVEQPGGVVVSDRSRIALLAQRP, encoded by the coding sequence ATGAAGCGTCTTGAAGAGCTGCTCATTCTCAAGGCTTCGCAGCCTCTGACGGCCGAACAGCGCCGCCGGTTGGAGGAGTTGCTGCGGCAGGCTCCAGCCGGCTTCGATGAGGAAGAATTCGAGTATGCCGCTGCCGCCATCGAGACGGCCTATGGCCGGGAAGAGAAACTCCCTCAGGCCTTGCGGAACAAGATTGCCGCCGACGCCCGCCGCGTCATCGCGGCACCCGCCCGAGGCCCGGTGGACTCTGCCCAGGCGTCCTCGGGCGGTTGGTTCATGTGGGCCGGATGGCTGGCCGCCGCTGGGGTCCTGCTGGCCTTTCTCATCCTCTTCCAGGACCAGCTCCTGGATGACCAGTCAGCCCGCAACTGGGCCGAGCAGCGTCAGCAATTGCTGGAGGAAGCCGACGACGTGATGGTGGCCTCCTGGACGCCCACCGACGATCAGGCTTCACTGGCCGATGCCTCCGGAGACGTAGTGTGGAGCAACTCGCGTCAGCAAGGCTACATACGGATCTCCGGTCTGGTTGCCAACGAGGCTTCCCAGGCCCAGTACCAGTTCTGGATCTTCGACGGCTTGCGCGATGACCGCTTTCCGGTCAGTGGAGGAGTCTTCGACGTCCCCTCGCAGGAGGCCGAGATCGTCCTGCCCATCCGGGCCCAGTTGCGGATCTTCCAGCCCCAGATGTTCGCCGTCACCGTCGAGCAGCCCGGCGGCGTGGTGGTTTCCGACCGCTCCCGCATCGCCTTGCTGGCCCAGAGGCCGTAA
- a CDS encoding sigma-70 family RNA polymerase sigma factor: MGGILARIAQGDTSAVEECLDLYGGLVWSIARRFSSSNAQAEDAVQEIFLHLWQRAARFDPSKASEKTFIAMIARRRMIDLLRRTANRPRELSLEVLRDNPGSRGDRRLERNLEAKLASRALDELSDAERRAIIMNVCYGYTHVEISQATGTPLGTVKSYISRGLKKARDYLAQGKEARKR, encoded by the coding sequence ATGGGCGGTATCCTGGCAAGAATCGCGCAAGGAGATACCTCCGCGGTGGAGGAATGCCTCGACCTCTACGGAGGTCTGGTGTGGAGCATCGCCCGCCGCTTTTCCTCCAGCAACGCTCAGGCCGAGGACGCCGTTCAGGAGATCTTCCTCCATCTCTGGCAGCGGGCAGCCCGCTTCGATCCCTCCAAGGCTTCCGAGAAAACCTTTATCGCCATGATCGCGCGCCGCCGCATGATCGACCTTCTCAGACGCACGGCCAACCGTCCTCGGGAACTTTCACTCGAGGTCCTGCGTGACAATCCCGGCAGCCGCGGGGACAGGCGCCTGGAGCGCAACCTGGAGGCCAAGCTGGCCAGCCGGGCTCTGGACGAGCTGTCCGACGCCGAGCGCCGCGCCATCATCATGAACGTTTGCTACGGCTACACTCACGTGGAGATTTCACAAGCCACCGGTACTCCGCTGGGGACCGTCAAGTCCTACATCTCGCGGGGCTTGAAGAAAGCCCGTGATTACCTGGCGCAAGGAAAGGAGGCGAGAAAGCGATGA